The sequence AATTCCACCGCTGACCTTACAACTATTGATTGAAAATGCGGTGAAACACAACATTGTTTCTGCCAGTAACCCATTAGTCATTCAAATTTTTACGGACAACGATGGCTTTTTAAATGTTCGTAATAATCTCCAGCGGAAACGGGTCAACCGGCTCATGTCGACCAAAAAAGGTCTTCAAAATATTAAATTAAAATTCCAGTTATTAAATCAACCCGACATTTACATCTCCGAAGAGAATAAATTATTCAATGTAGCCGTGCCCTTAATCCCCTCAAGGGAACAGATCGCCTATTAATCATTGACGTAATATTAATTACGGTGAACCCTATACGACGATTCCTTATACATACGCCTAAGTAAGTCACAAGTATCAGCCTAATTGTGTCTAAAATTTTACATTATGACACAGTAGTATTACTTATTTTTCTATGTGTTACCGTTTACTCACTTCATTTTGCAAAATAGCCCATTATTAACTTATTTACAAGAAGTTAGCTAGACACATAGTTAGCTGTATTCACACACCGTAATGACTATTTCTCTACCTTCTCTCCCGAGTACTAATCCTGCTTTTCCCAAATTTAAACACCGCGAGCTTCAATTTCTCCAATTAGCCTGTTCCGAGCTAACCTATGTCCAGATTGCGGACAAAATGTGCGTCAGTCCACGCACCGTAGACGGTTATCGGGAAGTGCTATTTGAGCGATTACAGGTAAAAAGCCGCGTTGGACTGGCCTTATGGGCGGTGAAAACTGGATTAGTGGTTTTGTAAAGCGTCAAACGCTATCCTTAACCAATTTTATTCTTCAGATCGTCGCCAGCAATGACCGTACTCATGTATCGATAGCCATTGCTGGCTTCTTTAAAGCGTGGATCAGTCTTTATCAGTTTCATAAACTGTTTATGTTCGTCTGTCGCTCGGCCAACAAGACAGCCTGCACTAGCCTTGCCGATATTATCGGGGCTCGCATTGTGTCCTGAATGCTGATTGATTCCAAACGCACTACCCACATCAATCTTATCGCCGGTACGTTTGCCATCCTGATTTAAATCCCGAAAAACAGCTACGTTAGCAACCTGCACCAAAGCCTCGTGAGCCGTTGGCGTGCCCGCTTTATGAATGCCTACCCGCCACGATTTGTATTGATCAAATGCAATTCGTGCCGCTCCTTCGGGATTTTCGGGGTGGTCGGTGAAAAATTTTCCTGGCTCAGTTGTTGCCAATACATTCAGTAGAATCTTAGGCTTTCCATTTTCTATCGCTAAAACAACCCGGCGGTCATTAAATTTATTGAACACATCAGCGTTTGGTTCACCACTCTCATCGGCACCTTCTACATAAACTATTGTGAGAAACTTTGGCAGCCTGGCAAACCAGAAATTACGTAACTGCATATACTTCACAATACGGCTGGCAAAATCAGCTCCCAATGTCAACGGTATAAATGTATCTTGACTGTGCTGGAGTAGCGATTGGGCCAGATCGACATTAATCGTTTCTTCAAGAAGAATACCTACCTGTTTGGCGTAGGTTCGCAACACCAGAGCGGACACTGGACCAAAATCGCCATCGATCGGAGGATCTAAACAGCCTAGTTTAATCAGTCGCGACTGTAGATCACCGACTAGCTCATGGTCGAGTGCTAAATCGCGGAGATTAACTCCCAATCCGTTAGCAACTAGTTCCTGCAAAGTCATATGTCAACAAGTTTAGTAGGATTGAATTTAGTCGGCCTTTCGCTCAGCGGTGTACCACGGTTTTTAATCCTTCTGCTACTAACCGTGGTACACCGCTGAGCGAAATGACTAATCACCATAAACTGTAAAATACCAGAACGATGGTTAAACGCTACAATCAAATTTCCAACAATTCCCGGTATTAATTAACGGGGTAAACACCCTTTTTGCCATCCGTAAAACCACGCATTTGTATCAAGATTAGCGCCTATCCAGGCTTAGGTAAAGCTTTTGGATTTGTCTCATGAGAACTTCCTGCCGAACACTATTCCAACAATTCCCTAATTTAGCCCCGACATTTCCAGCGTCCTTATGAACCCATTCCCGATTCATGACATTGCCAAACTCATCGATCATGCCCTGTTACATCCAACTCAGACTGATGAGGAACTTCACGCAGGTTGCCAGGTGGCATTAGCCTACAATGTGGCGTCGGTCTGTATTAAACCCTTTGCCGTTTCTATAGCTGCCAGATTACTGGTGGGTTCCAGCGTTCGGGTTGGCACAGTAATCGGTTTCCCGCATGGCAGCAACGCGTTAAGCCTTAAACTGGCCGAAACCGTTCAGGCGTGCCGGGATGGAGCCGTGGAGATTGATATGGTTGTTAACATTGGTAAGGTCCTGAGCAATGACTGGTCGTATATTTCCGATGAAATACGGGCTGTTTTTTATACCTGCCAGGAATATGGGGCCATCCTGAAAGTAATTTTCGAGACCGACTTTCTATCCGACGATGCCCTTAAAATCCGGCTTTGCCAGATCTGTACCGAAGTCGGCGTTGAGTTCGTTAAGACCTCAACGGGCTTTGGTTTCGTAAAAGGAACTGATGGCAAATATGACTATCAAGGGGCTACCGAGCATGATTTACGATTGATGCTGACGCATGTCGGGCCAAACGTTCAGGTTAAGGCTTCAGGCGGAATCCGCACGTTAGATGAGTTACTGAAGCTCAAAGCACTGGGCGTTTCCCGAATCGGCACCTCCTCTACCGTGGCTATCATAAACGAAGCTTATAGGCGGTCAGGCATGGTTGTCCCCTCTATGGCCGTTCCGCCAATCACCGAACTCAACGGCTACTGAGCTCCCGAATCGTTCATTGACTATTTATTCCCTTTAATCAAATGCTAAACCTCGGCTTTGTATCGGCTATTCTGGCCGATTATGATTTGAATGGCGTGCTGAAATTTGCGTCTGATAACAACTTCAAATGCGTTGAATTGATGTGCTGGCCCAGCGGGAACGCCGATGCCCGTCGCTACGCGGGCGTAACGCACATTGATGTTGACAATCTGAATGTCGAGCAGATTCACACATTAACGCGGCTCTATGGTGTATCGATCTCCGGCCTGGGCTACTATCCGAATTCGCTCGACCCAAACCCTGAGCAGGCCGAGTTTTATCGGGAACATATCAAGAAAATCATTCGGGCAGCGGCCAGATTAGACGTACCTGTGGTCAATACATTTATTGGTCGCAATTGGTCGCTGAGCGTAGCCGATAACCTGAAGCTATATGCCGAACACTGGCCCGCAATCATCAAGGTGGCCGAAGAAAACAACATCCGGATTGGGATTGAAAACTGTCCGATGTGGTTTACGGACGACGAGTGGCCGGGCGGAAAAAACCTCGCCACAACCCCCGCCATTTGGGATCGACTATTTGAGATCATTCCATCGCGGGCTTTGGGACTCAATTATGACCCCAGCCATTTAATCTGGCAAATGATGGACGAGGTAAAACCTATTTACGATTACCGCGATCGTCTGTATCACATCCACCTCAAAGACGTTAAACTCTATCCCGACAAATTAAACCGGGTTGGCATTATGGCCAATCCCCTGGAATACCACTCGCCCAAACTCCCCGGTCTGGGTGATGTTCGCTGGCGCAATTTTTTTGCGGCATTGACCGATGTCCGCTACCGGGGCCCGGTTTGCATCGAAGTTGAAGATAAAGCCTTTGAAGGCAGTGCCGACGATGTGCACACGGCTATTCTGACCGCCCGAAACTACCTGAGTCAATTCTTAGTGTTATGATAGAAATCGGTAGTTGATTTGCTGGATATACGACAAATCAACTACCGTAAACCGATCCTGCCTTGCGCGACTCGATTAACCAACTCGACACTGATCTGTTTTTGTGGCTGAATGGCCTCTACGCATCCTGGCTTGATCCGATCATGATCTTTGCAACGGAGCGAAACACGTGGTTTCCCTTCTACGCACTGCTCATCGGCTGGCTCGCCTTCCGCTATCGGAAACAGGCGATCTGGATGGTGTTAACCTTAGCCGCAGCCGTAGCGATCAGCGACCAGACCGCGTCGGCTCTGCTAAAGCCACTCACTCTTCGGTTACGTCCCTGCCATGTTCCCACTCTGCAAAAGCTAATTCATCCCGTACTGGAATGCGGTGGTCTATACGGATTCGCGTCTTCACATGCAGCCAACACATTTGCCCTCGCAACGGGACTCTGGCTACTGATTGGCAAGCAATATCCGTGGACAAAATGGATTTTTCTATGGGCCATCTTCGTTTCGTATAGCCGCATCTATGTGGCGGCTCACTATCCGCTCGATGTGCTGACCGGAGCCGGAATTGGTGTATTGGCAGCCACTTTATGTGTGTTTATCCTACGCACCATACAGGGTCAGTTTACTCATCGAAATGCAGTCTGAAGCCATAGACAATGTTACCGTTGCCAAACTTTTTGATGCACTTTATCCAATAATACAACAATCATTTTCTGATTCGGTTTCGCTGATACCCGGCTCATTCATTAAGGCCACAGGGTATACATTGCCATATGCGAACCGAAGTAAATCATCTTCTGGATTACCCGATTTTATTTCCTGCTCCCCCCTCCCCATTGCTGCAACTAAGTGTAATTGTTCCGGTTCGCAATGAAGCTCACCACCTGACTCAAACACTGGACGCCCTTCGTAATCAACAGGATGCGATGGGCACTCCATTGAATCCGGCCATTTATGAAGTGTTGCTCCTGGCCAATAACTGCACCGACCAATCGTATACTGTTGCCAACCGGTATCAGCAGAAATACCCGCATTTCCCATTGCATATTGCCCAAATTGAGCTACCCGCTGCCAGGGCAACGATTGGTACAGTTCGACGACTTCTAATGGATGAAGCACACCGTCGGCTGACCAGTATCAGTCATTCGTTTGGTATCATTGCGTCAACCGATGGTGATACGGTAGTCGATAGCCGATGGATTTATTACATCATGATCGAAATAGCCAACGGAAATGACGCTGTTGGCGGCCGGATACTGACTCATCCTGATCCTGGTAAAGTACGTCTCTATCACCTGCGCGACGTGATGTATCGGACACTGGTGGCCAAAACCGAAGCGTTACTTGATCCTTCTCCCCACGATCCATGGCCCCGACATTTTCAGCATTTTGGAGCCAGTATTGCGGTTACCTGTCGGATGTATGAGCAGGCGGGTCGCTTACCGGAAAAGCCTTTTCTGGAAGACGAAGCTTTCTATAAAGCACTGCTTCGGAGGGATGCCCGCGTCAGGCAAAGTCCAGCGGTAAAAGTATTCACATCAACTCGTATGGACGGCCGTGTAGCGGTTGGTTTTTCCGAACAATTGCGCTATTGGGCTGATCTGAATCAGGCTGGAAAGCAGCAAATTGTCGAACCAGTCGACGCAATCATTACGAAGTTTCAAAACCGTCAAAAGCTTCGTGTGTGTTGGCAAAACAGGCAACAGTCGCTATGCATGAATGCCCTAGCCCAGATTGCGCTGGATCTGCGTTTAGATGTAAACTGGCTACATGATGAAATAAGGGGAAACAGCTTTTTCGGACAATTGTGGGAGCGAATAGAAGAAAAAATGGCTCAGGGCGATTGGGCTAAACATTGGCCATTGGTGCCAATTACAACCGCCATTCAGCACTTGCGCCACTTTTGTAAATCGTATACTTCTTACTGATCTCTGCTGAAAAGATCCAGTCTGTATTTATCTGTTCGTTGTCCTGACAGATGAGTTAGCGGTTTGCCCTCACCAGCCGCTTCCATAAATTGTTCATGAACCTGATCGCCAGTCAACGGATAATCATGCACGAAGGGCGTCCAATGCACCAGTAGCAAGTGGCCTCCAATTTCCAGATGATCAATCATCAATTGCCTTGCCCGTTTTAAATCATCCAGCACCAGATAATACCCAACCTCCGATAGCAAAATAAGGTCGAATTGTTGATCTGGGAATTCGTTCGGAATAGCCATCTGCCTGATTGTCACCTGCGGATAAGCAGCCAGTCGCTTTCGGGCAGTTTCAAGTGGCAGCTCACTGGCATCAACAGCCAGTAGTTTGTCACATCGTTGTGTCAGCATTTCGCTTAACACTCCAATGGAACAGCCAATCTCAAACGCGTTTCTGTAGTGATTTTTCGATAAAGCAGCCAATGTAGCTTCGTACTTGGCCTTTTCATAAGGACTCGTCTCAAACGACCAGGGATCATTGCTGGCTCGATAAACATCATCGAAATAGGTGGTTGGCAGACTTGGCATGGTTCAGTAATTCGTTAGATCTCTTCCAGAAATAATTCACGGGGGGCATCAAAATGCGTCAGTAATTCAGGCGAAAGGTAAAAAGCTGTGGGGTCATCGTTGATCAACCGGCTAACCTGCGAACGGTGGCTCGCAATAGCCTGTTTACGCTGATCCATTACCTCCTCAATGGGTATGCACCATACCTTCATCTCATCGGCTCTGGGCATATCATTTTCATCGCCCAGCTCCCACAACCAGATCAGATATTCCAGCACTCTGGGACGGTCAGAAAAGTGCCCCAAAGCTGCCATCAGAATTTGCCAGGATGCCCGATGATCCCGGTGTGGGTCACGACGCCAGGGAACCAATATCGTCTGAGGGTTAACCTGTTTAAGCAATTCATAAACAAAATCAACCGATTCGTTGAAACCAGCACTACCCGGCATGGGAACCTGTGTATCTTTCTCACGCATAAATGTGATGTTATCCGGCGATACATGCAGCATACGAAGGGCATCCCGCGCTTCTGATTCACGTAACTGGCGTAGCCGTTCGGCAGGATAAGCCAATGAATTGGGATGCGACATTGTCCCATCGCTCACAAACAGAACATGAACGCTATAGCCTTGCTGGCGCAGTAGGGCAATGGTGCCCCCACAGCCAAGTGATTCATCATCGGGATGGGGTGCTATCACTAGCAGATTACCAAGCTCGGCCGGGTCGATGGTAAGAGCCAGACCTTCCAGAAAATGGGCTTTATCAACGCCAGAGATCATGGGCATTCACTTGATTGTTGAGTACATAATGACCAATCGCAGCGATCGTCGCATCGGGAGCAGGCTGGCGGAGGTAGAATGTCAGATCCCGGTGAAGGCGTTCAAACGGAAGTGGTCGCATAAGCCCCCTGGCCCCTATGGAACGTTCGGCCAGTTGCATCACACGCAGACAGATTTCTTCAATGGCCGTTCGGGTCATATTGGCGTAAGCAACAATCCGATCGGTTTCTTTTTCATACCCGAGCCACTCATCCGTTTTTGCTCCCGCCATTGTAATCCACTGGTTACCAGACTCCACCAGATAAGCCATTTCGGCCAGTCGTGTCTTCTGAAACACATCATCGGTACGATTCATCGACGTCAGAAGCGTCCTTGTTTCATTCAATAAAGCTTCGGCCCCGCCTAGCTGAACAGCCGCAAACCGGATAGCTCCGCCACTAAAATAGGGCTGACGAAAATAATCACCGGGCTGACCCAACAAATCAGCCTCGTCAATTTCGACACCAGTGAAATCGAGTTTATAACTGACCGACGCCCGCATACCCAGTGGCTGCCAGAAAGTGTTATCCTGCGTAATCGGCTTGACACGTTCCGTCGGAATAATACACATTTGCCATCCGTGAGTGTCGGCCCCGACTAGTTCACCCGTCACAAGTGGGCGATGAATCCAGCCCGCTCCGGAACAAAACGTTTTCGCCCCTTCCAGTCGATATCGACCTTCACCGATGGCATGAATCCGAACGCCATCGTCGGCCTGTGTATTCCAGACACTAAATAACCTATTGTATGCCTGAGCGTCGTCGTTCCAGATTCGTTCCTGATCGGGTCTGGCGTATAAAGCAATTAAGTTGAGTGCATTGATATGGCCTTCATAAATCCGCCCAACGGCCAGATTTCCGGTTCCGATCCGCTTCAATAAATGCAGCAATTGCACCATAACAGGCAACCTTCCATCTAACTCCCGACCCGGTAATGTCACCGCCAGCAATCCCGCTTCAGCCAGCCAGTCAAAGGCAGCTTCGGGAAAGGTTTTATCGTCATCTGTTTGATCAGCACTACCGGCGAGTCTGCTGATTAATTCGTTCATTTTACCGGTATCAGCCAACCATGACGTTTTTGATGATGTGGTCGTTGCGGTGTTTATCATATTTATCAGAAGCCATTGAGCGACGAATTGTTTTGCACATGACATCCATCTATTCAGTAACTTATCGACAGGTACACTAGCGGGTCATCGATTGGTTTCAGCTTATTATTCGAATAAACTATGGAGAGCAAAGACCGAACTACCCATTTTTTTTGTACCTTTGCGGGAAATTTGTCAGGTACTAATGGCTTCGTTCAATCCGGTTAAGATTTTTTCAGGGAGTCAATCCACTTACTTAGCCGAAAAAATCGCGCACTATTACGGTAAAGACTTAGGCGGCTACACTTGTCGGCGATTCAGCGACGGCGAGATGTCGCCCAGTTTTGAAGAGTCGGTTCGGGGTTGTGATGTATTTTTAATTCAGTCGACACCTCCTCCCGGCGACAATCTGCTGGAATTACTGTTGATGGTCGATGCCGCCCGGCGCGCTTCAGCTCACTATGTCACTGTTGTCATTCCGTATTTTGGGTATGCCCGTCAGGACCGGAAAGACAAACCCCGTGTATCGATCGCGGCCAAATTAGTAGCGAATATGCTGGCGGCATCCGGTGCCGATCGACTGATGACAATTGACCTGCACGCAGGACAAATTCAGGGCTTTTTTGACTTCCCGGTCGACCATCTGGAAGGAACATCGGTGTTTGTACCCTATATAAAAAGCCTTAATCTGGAGAATCTGGTGGTTGCCTCGCCCGATGTAGGTGGAGCAAACCGGGCCCGTACCTTCGCCAAGCATTTCAACGCCGACATTGTGCTTTGCGATAAGCACCGGAAGCGGGCTAATGAAATTGCTTCCATGCAGGTGATCGGGGACGTTGAAGGGGCCAATGTGGTCCTCGTCGACGACTTGATCGATACGGGTGGCACGATGGCTAAAGCGGCTCAGATCATCATGGAAAAAGGGGCTGCGTCTGTTCGGGCGGTGTGTACGCACCCAATTATGTCGGGCAAGGCACACGAGAACATTTCGAACTCGGTGCTGCAGGAGTTAGTTGTTGCGGATACGCTGCCGATGAAGCATCCAAATGAAAAAATCAGAGTGCTATCGGTTGCTGAGCTTTTTGCCAAAGCCATCGGCCGCATTCGGGATCATGAATCTATTAGTTCACTGTTTATAAAGTATTGAATGATTGCGTTTTGACTAGTTAAATGGCCTGCTAACCAATTCGCTCGTCACTAACTTAGTCACAAATTCATTCATTCGTTCATTCGAAAATTAAATTTAGTCATGAAAAAAATCGAGATTGTAGGGTATCAACGAGCGAATCTCGGCCGCACGGAATCACAAGCGATTCGGGCCGAGGGCAATGTTCCGTGCGTATTGTACGGTGGTCAGGAACAAGTGCATTTCTATGCGCCTGCTATTCTGTTCCGTGAGTTACTGTATTCGCCCAATATTTACGAAGTAGCGCTCAATATTGAGGGTGCTGAGTATCGGGCAGTGCTTCAGGAAGCACAATTCCACCCTGTGAGCGACATATTGTTACACGCCGATTTCCTGCTGGTAACTGATGGCAAGCCCGTTAAGGTTGCGGTTCCGGTTCGGTTGATTGGAACGGCTCCAGGTGTACAAAAGGGGGGTAAACTGGTGACCCGCGTTCGGAAACTGCGTGTAAAAGGGACTGTTGAAAACATCCCTGATTTTATTGACGTTGACGTTTCAGGTCTTGATCTGGGAAAATCAGTTCGCGTTGGGCAGATTACGGTAAAAAATATCGAACTGCTCGAGCAAGCGTCGAACCCAGTGGCCAGCATTGAAATCCCACGTGCACTGCGTGGTCAGGTTTCGGCCAAATAATATCGCTTTCACAAGCAACTAATAGATACACAAAGCTCTTTCTGTTCATTCAGGAAGGGCTTTCCTGTTTTTTATGTCAAGGACTTTCTCTTAGAAGCGTGCCACGGTTACTAATAACGAGCTGATAACCGTGGCACGCTTCTAAGAGAAAGTCCTGATATCATTTTACCAGTAATTAAAAAAACTGAAAACCTCACCATACTAAAAAGGTAATTAGGAATCAACTTTGTCGGTATTTCAGGATAAGGGCCCAAGCTTCCTGGCGTTTTAGTCAAATTATGTTTCTCTGAACTAGTCGTTTAGATTGCCAGAGCCTATACGCCAGTCTACAAAAAGAATTGATTTGTAAATCGTATATTGGCCTTCAGCAGGAAATAGCACTTCGGTAAGCCCTGCGAGTGTCAGCTCGTAAAAGCGTGAAGCGCTCAGACGATTAATTCTTCACTCACTTCCTTTCTACCATGAACATTGCACTTAAACTTGTCAATGCAGCCCTGATCTTTTTTGCCCTATATATGGGTATTAAGCAAGGTTGGGCTATGTTTACGGGCAAACCCGAAATGACCGAGATGTTCAGTAAATGGGCCATCGGAAAAACCGGTTTGATGGCACTCGGCTTTTTTACCATGCTCGGGGCGATACTCGTTTTATTCCCCAAAACGTTTGTCTGGGGGAATTTTATCACGGCAGCCGGCATCCTTGTCATCATTGCTTTTCACCTGAAAGACAAGGATCTGAAAGGAGTAGCTATTGAACTACCCTTCTTTTTATTGTCGCTGCTAATCATCTACCTGCAACACCCATTGGCAAATGAATAATCTCTCCGTAAAACTGACCAATCCAATTGCCAAAGCAGTTATTGACGCCTTAGCCAATGGCGACCCTGAAGCATGGTTCTCGCTCTTTACAACTGATGCCGAATTATACGATGACGGCAATAAGCAGGACTTTATAAAATGGTCGAATGGTGTATTGAAAAACCATGAGCATTTTACCAGTATCGACCGGGTAAAGGATAATGGGCTTACCTTATATGGAAGGTATCATTCAGACCAATGGGGTGATTTCAGCACGTATTTTAAAGTCCATCTCAATAAAGAGAATAAGGTCATCCGGCTTGAAGTGGGTCAGGCAAACTAAAAACTATGCAACTGAGCGAGGCAATAGCCCTGATCGAAGGCGGTCAATATCACTCGGCATCAACGTCCAGATGGGCGGATTTGGGCTGTGGCAAAGGGCTGTTTACCCGCGCTTTAGCCACTTTACAACCACCCGGTAGTATTATTTATGCAATAGATACAGACTATCTGGCGCTCGAAACGCTCACTGATTATCAGCATGTAACAATCGAAACTCTTTGTAGTAATTTTGTTCAGGACGAATGGTATTTCTATGAGCTCGATGGCATTCTGATGGCCAACTCGCTGCATTATGTTCAGGATAAACCGACTTTTATTCAGCGAGCTATTCGCCACCTAAACCAATCGGGTGGTTTCTTGCTTGTCGAATATGATACCGAAACGGCAAATCCCTGGGTACCTTATCCAATCAGTTTTAAATCGTTAACTCGCTTATTCGAAGAAGCAGGTTTTCATTCAGTCGACAAACTACAGGAACGGCCCTCTATCTACGGGCGTGCAAATCTCTACTCGGCATTCATCAATAAATGATCTACACGTATTTAAAAACCACCCATGTCATCCTATAATACCATTTCGGGTCAACGAATACAACGAATCGAAGCCCTGAGCGATGGACTTTTCTCCATTGCAATGACCATACTCGTTTTCGACCTCAAAGACCCCGTCAGCAATCGAATCCAGTCGAATGCCGAACTGCTGGTATCCCTAAAAATCCTGCTCCCTCAATTACTGACCTATTTTTTGAGTTTTATGACGTTGGGTATCTTTTGGACCGGCTATTCTACGCAATTTAATTATATCGAAAAGTATGACCGGAATCTCAACTGGTATTCACTGTTTTTTTTGCTCTTCGTTTCGCTCATTCCTTTTTCAACAAACGTACTGAGCAACCACATTAACAACCAGGTTTCCATTGGTATTTACTGGCTAAACATTTTTGCTATGGGAAATATGCTGTACATACACTGGCGATATGCCCGTCGAAATAATTTCCTGTCTTTGTCGGGTAAGGCTCAGGAAACAGTCGATAAAGCAATACGTAGCCGGGTTTTCACCGCTCAGAGTCTGTATGCGCTTGGAGCCTCGCTTTGCTTTATCAATACCTACCTAAGCATTGCGTTCATTATTGGTGTACAATTAAACTACGCTCTCGGCATCATTACCCCAAAAGTTCAGAAGCCCTTATAATGTGAGAGTCTCGCTCATTACCGTGGCACGTTAATGAGCGAGACTCTGAGTGTAAGTCTTAATTCAGTAGAAACGCCCTATTTCTTCGTCACCCGAATGGAAATCCGGCGATTTTGAGCACGTCCTTCTTCGGTGTCATTCGAGGCAACCGGGTGCTCCTGGCCATAGCCTTCGGCCTCCAGGCGATCCTTGGCAACGTCCATTTTCTCCAGCTCGGCCCGAACCGAATTGGCACGATCCTGAGAAAGTTTCAGATTGCTGGCTGCATTGCCCGTATTATCTGTATAACCACCGAGCTTTACGTTAATGGCTGGATAAGCTTTCAGAATTTCGGCAATATTCTTCAATTGCTCCTGCGATTCGGGTTTTAGCGTAGCCGAA comes from Spirosoma aureum and encodes:
- a CDS encoding TMEM175 family protein; the protein is MSSYNTISGQRIQRIEALSDGLFSIAMTILVFDLKDPVSNRIQSNAELLVSLKILLPQLLTYFLSFMTLGIFWTGYSTQFNYIEKYDRNLNWYSLFFLLFVSLIPFSTNVLSNHINNQVSIGIYWLNIFAMGNMLYIHWRYARRNNFLSLSGKAQETVDKAIRSRVFTAQSLYALGASLCFINTYLSIAFIIGVQLNYALGIITPKVQKPL
- a CDS encoding 50S ribosomal protein L25/general stress protein Ctc, which translates into the protein MKKIEIVGYQRANLGRTESQAIRAEGNVPCVLYGGQEQVHFYAPAILFRELLYSPNIYEVALNIEGAEYRAVLQEAQFHPVSDILLHADFLLVTDGKPVKVAVPVRLIGTAPGVQKGGKLVTRVRKLRVKGTVENIPDFIDVDVSGLDLGKSVRVGQITVKNIELLEQASNPVASIEIPRALRGQVSAK
- a CDS encoding class I SAM-dependent methyltransferase encodes the protein MQLSEAIALIEGGQYHSASTSRWADLGCGKGLFTRALATLQPPGSIIYAIDTDYLALETLTDYQHVTIETLCSNFVQDEWYFYELDGILMANSLHYVQDKPTFIQRAIRHLNQSGGFLLVEYDTETANPWVPYPISFKSLTRLFEEAGFHSVDKLQERPSIYGRANLYSAFINK
- a CDS encoding nuclear transport factor 2-like protein, with protein sequence MNNLSVKLTNPIAKAVIDALANGDPEAWFSLFTTDAELYDDGNKQDFIKWSNGVLKNHEHFTSIDRVKDNGLTLYGRYHSDQWGDFSTYFKVHLNKENKVIRLEVGQAN